The Triticum aestivum cultivar Chinese Spring chromosome 3A, IWGSC CS RefSeq v2.1, whole genome shotgun sequence genome includes a region encoding these proteins:
- the LOC123059191 gene encoding uclacyanin-3, which produces MAAAASLAIRLTALVVVLVVLCPTASAAPKGKQYKVGGPEGWCVPPKVDKEMFYVKWASSITFFVGDSVEFVYKNDSVIKVSKVGYYHCNETAGIGTGPGPRDGKTLFPLDAPGFTYFASSNLAHCNDGQKLIIKVLDAEQRPPASASSPLEAPTEPSSSQAPPSPEPGPASKEHSSAMGGPFVAPLARAMAQAATLVLACLI; this is translated from the exons atggcggcggcggcgtctctgGCGATCCGTCTCACGGCGCTCGTCGTCGTGCTCGTCGTCCTCTGCCCGACGGCGTCCGCGGCGCCGAAGGGGAAGCAGTACAAGGTCGGCGGTCCTGAAGGGTGGTGCGTGCCCCCGAAGGTGGACAAGGAGATGTTTTACGTCAAGTGGGCGTCCAGCATAACCTTCTTCGTCGGGGACTCCGTCG agtTCGTGTACAAGAACGACTCGGTGATCAAGGTGAGCAAGGTTGGATACTACCACTGCAACGAGACGGCGGGCATCGGCACCGGCCCCGGGCCGAGGGATGGCAAAACGCTCTTCCCCCTCGACGCGCCAGGCTTCACCTACTTCGCCAGCTCCAACCTCGCACACTGCAACGATGGCCAGAAGCTCATAATTAAAGTCCTCGACGCCGAGCAGCGGCCGCCGGCATCAGCATCGTCGCCGTTAGAGGCCCCGACGGAACCATCATCTTCACAAGCGCCGCCGTCTCCGGAGCCAGGGCCGGCCTCCAAGGAGCACTCATCCGCCATGGGAGGGCCATTCGTGGCGCCTCTCGCTCGCGCCATGGCACAAGCTGCAACATTGGTCCTGGCCTGCTTAATTTGA